From the genome of Streptococcus marmotae, one region includes:
- a CDS encoding SP_0198 family lipoprotein codes for MNLTKLFSFATVTALGLVLVACSRPTNQATPASSTTPSSEAMTSQSSATASSSTTASTAASTPAQTSNLDGTYKGNDEEDQVTLVITGTTGTWTQVEPDGEQEIKNVTIDPTNQRITIGDDVERYFLEGNQLTIEDISEVDFNDKVVLTKQ; via the coding sequence ATGAATCTTACAAAATTATTTTCATTTGCAACTGTAACCGCTCTTGGACTTGTCCTTGTAGCTTGCTCAAGGCCAACCAATCAAGCTACTCCAGCTAGTTCAACGACTCCTAGCTCAGAAGCCATGACTTCCCAATCATCTGCGACAGCTAGTAGTTCTACCACTGCTTCTACTGCAGCAAGCACACCTGCTCAAACAAGCAATTTGGACGGTACCTACAAGGGAAATGACGAAGAAGATCAAGTGACCCTTGTCATCACAGGTACGACTGGAACTTGGACACAGGTAGAACCTGATGGAGAACAAGAAATCAAAAACGTTACGATTGACCCAACCAACCAACGCATTACCATCGGTGATGATGTCGAACGTTACTTCTTAGAAGGAAATCAATTAACCATTGAAGATATCAGCGAGGTTGACTTTAACGATAAAGTTGTCTTGACCAAGCAATAA
- a CDS encoding ABC transporter permease/substrate-binding protein, with amino-acid sequence MNELIQTFLDRKEDWLLALGEHLQISFVAVASAILIAIPLAILVSKREHVANLLLQFTGVLQTIPSLAILGLLIPIFGIGKVPAILTLIVYAIFPILQNTITGLQEIDPSLQEAATAFGMNRWEKLKKFEIALAAPVILSGIRTATVLIIGTATLAALIGAGGLGSFILLGIDRNNSTLILIGAISSALLALLFHFLIGLVEKRSLKTIFISFVALLGISSLSLLPMSMMMQDKIVIAGKLGSEPEILLNMYKELIEDQTDITVEVKPNFGKTTFVYEALKTGQIDLYPEFTGTVTSTLLKQPPSISNNPEEVYQAARKGIFEQDKLVYLKPMRYQNTYALAVKEDYAKEHGLETISDLAKVQSTATAGFSLEFNDREDGGNGLKDRYKLHLQVKTLEPALRYKAIDNGNVQLIDAYSTDSELQEYHLKTLKDDQQLFPPYQGAPLIRQETLKKYPQLEGILNQLAGTITEEEMQDMNYQVNVEGKSPSQVAKDFLKTHQLIGN; translated from the coding sequence ATGAACGAGTTGATTCAAACATTTTTAGACCGAAAAGAAGACTGGTTGTTGGCTCTCGGGGAGCATTTGCAAATCTCCTTTGTGGCAGTGGCATCTGCGATTTTAATCGCTATTCCACTGGCTATTCTCGTTTCAAAACGTGAACATGTGGCCAATCTTCTCCTACAATTTACAGGTGTCTTGCAGACCATTCCCTCACTAGCCATTTTAGGCCTACTCATCCCCATCTTTGGGATTGGCAAAGTTCCTGCCATTTTGACCCTGATTGTCTATGCTATTTTTCCTATTCTGCAAAATACCATCACAGGACTCCAGGAGATTGATCCATCTCTCCAAGAAGCTGCTACAGCCTTTGGGATGAATCGTTGGGAAAAATTAAAAAAATTCGAAATCGCCTTAGCGGCCCCTGTCATTCTATCTGGCATTCGGACAGCGACCGTTCTCATTATCGGAACAGCGACTCTGGCTGCTCTGATTGGAGCAGGGGGATTAGGTTCTTTCATCTTATTGGGGATTGATCGCAACAATAGTACCCTCATTCTCATCGGAGCCATTAGCTCAGCCCTGCTTGCCCTCCTCTTTCATTTCTTGATTGGCTTAGTTGAAAAACGCAGTCTCAAGACCATTTTCATCTCCTTTGTAGCCCTACTAGGCATTAGCTCCCTGTCTCTTCTTCCGATGTCTATGATGATGCAGGATAAGATTGTCATTGCTGGGAAATTAGGATCTGAACCTGAAATTTTGCTCAATATGTACAAGGAATTGATTGAAGACCAGACAGATATTACCGTCGAAGTGAAACCCAACTTTGGTAAAACTACCTTTGTCTATGAAGCCTTGAAAACTGGCCAAATCGATCTTTATCCAGAATTTACAGGAACCGTCACTTCCACCTTACTGAAACAGCCACCGAGCATCTCCAACAATCCAGAAGAAGTCTACCAAGCAGCACGAAAAGGTATTTTTGAACAAGACAAGCTAGTCTATCTCAAGCCTATGCGCTATCAAAACACCTATGCTCTTGCAGTCAAAGAAGACTATGCCAAGGAACATGGACTTGAAACGATTTCCGACCTCGCAAAAGTTCAATCGACTGCTACCGCCGGCTTTAGCTTGGAGTTTAACGATCGTGAAGACGGAGGAAATGGCTTGAAAGACCGTTACAAGCTCCATCTCCAAGTGAAAACACTCGAGCCTGCACTTCGTTACAAGGCCATTGACAACGGCAATGTTCAACTGATTGATGCCTATTCGACAGATAGTGAACTGCAAGAATATCATCTCAAGACACTCAAGGATGACCAGCAGCTCTTCCCTCCTTATCAGGGAGCACCCCTCATCCGCCAAGAAACACTAAAAAAATATCCACAACTAGAAGGAATTCTCAATCAGCTGGCTGGTACCATCACAGAAGAAGAAATGCAAGACATGAACTACCAAGTCAATGTTGAAGGAAAATCCCCTAGCCAGGTCGCAAAAGATTTTCTTAAAACACATCAACTGATTGGAAACTAA
- a CDS encoding ABC transporter ATP-binding protein, translating to MIEFRQVSKQFKGKYVLKDQAFTIFDGEFFVLVGASGSGKTTTLKMFNRLIEPDEGDIYLDGKRLKEYDLRELRLSTGYVLQQIALFPNLSVAENIALIPEMKKWSKKDIDIRTKELLDLVGLPPAEYLHRMPSELSGGEQQRIGILRAIIARPKVLLLDEPFSALDPISREQLQDLVKKIQHEFQMTMIFVTHDMTEAIKLGDRIAIMDQGSILQLDTPERIQAAPATQFVADFFQV from the coding sequence ATGATTGAATTTAGACAGGTCAGCAAACAATTTAAGGGCAAGTATGTCTTAAAAGACCAGGCCTTCACCATTTTCGATGGAGAATTCTTTGTCTTGGTCGGCGCAAGTGGTAGTGGAAAAACAACAACACTGAAAATGTTCAACCGCTTGATTGAGCCAGACGAAGGCGATATTTACTTGGACGGCAAGCGTCTCAAAGAGTATGATTTACGAGAATTACGCCTATCAACTGGCTATGTCTTACAACAAATCGCTCTTTTCCCAAATCTTTCAGTGGCTGAAAACATTGCCCTTATCCCTGAGATGAAAAAATGGTCTAAAAAAGACATCGACATCCGAACCAAGGAATTACTCGACTTAGTCGGACTTCCTCCTGCAGAGTATCTCCACCGTATGCCCAGCGAACTTTCTGGTGGAGAACAGCAGCGAATTGGTATTTTACGAGCCATTATTGCTCGCCCTAAAGTTTTGCTTCTCGATGAACCCTTTAGCGCCCTTGATCCGATTTCACGGGAACAATTGCAAGACTTGGTCAAGAAAATTCAGCATGAATTTCAGATGACCATGATTTTTGTGACCCATGATATGACAGAAGCGATTAAATTAGGCGATCGAATTGCCATTATGGATCAGGGAAGCATTCTACAGCTCGACACACCTGAGCGAATTCAAGCAGCTCCTGCTACTCAGTTTGTGGCTGACTTCTTTCAGGTATAG
- a CDS encoding IS630 family transposase (programmed frameshift), whose protein sequence is MNATQEQITELKSALKAKHLSAYHKRIQAVYLRSQKLTYKAISDLIGLSHDTIWRLVKKYEQEGLSALTHDARGGRHRSYLTYEEEKAFLEEQFVSSASGQFVTIAEMHEVYQTKIGKQTTRERFYALLKRHGWRKVTPRPEHPKKQMPKQFWRLKIKSTFKKTRKRFKNSRRYQKVRLMYQDEAGFGRISKIGKSWVPKGVRPHVHSHYIREYRYCYGAVDAHTGESFFIIAGGCNTDWMNEFLRQLSQAYPNDYILLVMDNAVWHKSRTLEKPTNICFEFIPPYTPEMNPIEQVWAEIRKRGFKNKAFKTLDDAINKLQEVIQCLHWSVLKPIVHRNWLFSDFDVK, encoded by the exons ATGAACGCTACACAAGAACAAATCACAGAACTCAAATCAGCTCTCAAGGCTAAACACCTCTCTGCCTATCACAAACGGATTCAAGCGGTCTATTTACGCTCTCAAAAGTTGACCTACAAGGCCATTTCTGACTTAATCGGTTTATCTCATGATACGATTTGGCGTTTGGTGAAAAAATATGAACAAGAAGGCCTCTCTGCCCTTACCCATGATGCACGAGGGGGGCGTCATCGTTCTTATCTTACTTACGAAGAAGAAAAAGCATTCTTAGAAGAACAGTTTGTTAGCAGTGCTTCAGGACAATTTGTCACTATTGCAGAAATGCACGAGGTTTACCAAACTAAAATTGGGAAACAAACGACGCGAGAAAGGTTTTATGCACTGTTGAAGCGTCACGGTTGGCGCAAAGTAACACCAAGACCTGAACACCCTAAAAAG CAGATGCCAAAACAATTTTGGCGTCTAAAAATAAAATCTACCTTCAAGAAGACGAGAAAGCGCTTTAAGAATAGTAGACGTTACCAGAAGGTCAGACTCATGTATCAAGATGAAGCAGGATTCGGACGGATTAGTAAAATTGGGAAGTCTTGGGTGCCAAAAGGAGTACGACCTCATGTTCACAGCCACTATATTAGAGAATATCGCTACTGCTATGGAGCTGTCGATGCCCATACGGGGGAATCTTTCTTTATCATTGCTGGGGGATGTAACACCGATTGGATGAATGAATTTTTAAGACAACTGTCCCAAGCCTACCCTAATGACTATATCTTACTCGTGATGGATAACGCCGTATGGCATAAATCACGGACGTTAGAGAAACCTACCAACATTTGCTTTGAGTTCATTCCACCTTATACGCCTGAGATGAATCCCATTGAACAAGTCTGGGCTGAGATTCGTAAGAGAGGTTTCAAGAATAAGGCCTTTAAGACGCTAGACGATGCCATTAACAAGCTGCAAGAGGTGATTCAATGTCTGCATTGGTCTGTGTTAAAACCCATTGTTCATAGAAATTGGCTCTTTTCAGATTTTGATGTTAAATGA
- a CDS encoding GlsB/YeaQ/YmgE family stress response membrane protein: MIGSLLVGFIVAMIAAAITNRGEKMGCIGKILLGLAGAWVGQLLFGDWGPQIADTAIIPSVLGAVILLAIFWERGS, encoded by the coding sequence ATGATTGGAAGTTTACTGGTTGGCTTTATCGTAGCGATGATTGCTGCAGCAATTACCAACCGTGGTGAAAAAATGGGCTGTATTGGAAAGATTCTTTTGGGGCTTGCCGGTGCCTGGGTTGGTCAACTCCTCTTTGGAGATTGGGGACCCCAAATCGCAGATACAGCGATTATTCCCTCCGTCTTAGGAGCCGTTATTCTCCTAGCTATTTTTTGGGAGCGAGGAAGTTAA
- a CDS encoding ISL3 family transposase yields MEQLNLITNFLKMKDKNITITNECDMGTHLELHGHLDYTAPKCPSCKGQMAKYDFQKASKIPYLETAGYPLLIRLRKRRFKCKDCGKIAVAETPIVKKNHQISVAVNQKIAQLLIEKQAMTHIAHRLSISTSTVIRKLNEFKFETDWDKLPEVMSWDEYAFKKGKMSFIAQDFDTNNIIAILDGRTQATIRNHFLRYPRKVRNRVKIITMDMFSPYYQLAKQLFPHAKIVLDRFHVVQHLSRAMNRVRTQIMNAFDRKSHEYKTLKRYWKLVQQDSRKLSDKRFYRPTFRMHLTNKEILDKLLSYSDELRQHYELYQLLLFHFQEKNSDHFFDLIEQEIATVNPIFQTVFKTFLKDKDKVLNALELPYSNAKLEATNNLIKVIKRNAFGFRNFENFKKRILIAINIKKEKTNLVLSRC; encoded by the coding sequence ATGGAACAACTAAATCTTATCACAAATTTTCTCAAAATGAAAGACAAAAATATCACTATCACTAATGAATGCGACATGGGAACACACTTAGAACTCCACGGTCACTTGGATTACACAGCCCCTAAATGCCCTTCCTGCAAGGGACAAATGGCTAAGTACGACTTCCAGAAAGCCTCTAAAATCCCCTACTTAGAAACTGCTGGCTACCCGCTACTTATCCGCCTTCGAAAGCGTCGTTTCAAGTGCAAAGACTGTGGGAAAATAGCGGTCGCTGAAACTCCTATTGTTAAGAAGAACCATCAAATCTCTGTCGCTGTCAACCAGAAAATCGCACAATTACTCATCGAAAAGCAAGCAATGACACATATCGCACACAGACTCTCCATTTCTACATCTACAGTTATTCGAAAACTCAATGAGTTTAAATTTGAAACGGATTGGGATAAGCTTCCAGAAGTCATGTCCTGGGATGAGTATGCCTTCAAGAAAGGGAAAATGAGCTTTATCGCTCAAGATTTTGACACAAATAACATCATCGCTATCCTTGATGGAAGAACGCAAGCAACCATCCGAAATCACTTTCTGAGATACCCTAGAAAGGTCAGAAACCGCGTTAAAATCATCACTATGGACATGTTTAGCCCTTACTATCAACTAGCCAAACAACTTTTTCCTCATGCTAAAATCGTGCTGGATCGCTTCCACGTTGTGCAACATCTCAGCCGTGCTATGAACCGTGTCCGTACCCAAATCATGAATGCTTTTGACCGCAAATCGCATGAATACAAGACGCTCAAACGCTACTGGAAACTGGTACAACAAGATAGCCGTAAACTCAGTGACAAGCGGTTTTATCGCCCTACTTTTCGCATGCATTTGACCAATAAGGAAATCTTAGACAAGCTCCTATCCTACTCAGATGAGTTACGACAACATTATGAACTCTATCAACTTCTTTTATTCCATTTCCAAGAGAAAAACTCAGATCATTTCTTTGACCTAATTGAGCAAGAAATAGCCACTGTTAACCCTATTTTCCAGACGGTATTTAAGACGTTTCTAAAGGATAAGGACAAGGTTTTAAACGCCTTGGAATTGCCTTATTCCAACGCTAAATTGGAAGCTACCAATAATCTTATCAAAGTCATCAAGCGTAATGCCTTTGGATTTCGGAACTTTGAAAACTTCAAAAAGCGGATTTTGATTGCCATCAATATCAAAAAAGAGAAGACCAACTTGGTCCTCTCTAGATGTTAG
- a CDS encoding PolC-type DNA polymerase III yields the protein MTDTFQLLLNQIGLPLELKESSAFSGAKIEQVLVHKKSKVWDFTFRFAQPLPLSHYQLFKAKLLNEFQKTGNQARFRLVTNQESLDPALVQDYYQEAFTEELCQSAGFRSIFQSLPVEFRDGVLWIKGPASVDTPHFRKNHLPNLVEQFARFGFGKLAVDIQVCEEMTKAQVEEFHAQNEELLQKASQETLEAMEQLAKMAPPPEASPQPSFQDFKKQAPRKVSLDKSEITPMIEIDTEENRIVFEGLVFDVEQRTTRTGRVIINFKMTDYTSSFSMQKWAKNEEEAQKFDMVKKGNWLRVRGNIETNNFTRDLTMNVQEIQEVKRDIRKDLMPDDQKRIEFHAHTNMSTMDALPPVEDLIARAAKWGHKAIAITDHGNVQSFPHGYHAARKAGIKALFGMEANIVEDRVPIVYNEAELSLSDATYVVFDVETTGLSAVYNSLIQIAASKMHKGNVIAEFDEFINPGHPLSQFTTDLTGITDEHVRNSKPLEQVLQEFQAFCEGSVLVAHNATFDVGFMDVNYERAGLPTISQPVIDTLEFARNLYPEYKRHGLGPLTKRFGVALEHHHMANYDAEATGRLLFIFLKDALEKHGISQLSQLNTELIAEDSYKKARVKHATIYVTNQVGLKNIFKLVSLSNTKYFEGVPRIPRTVLNEHREGLLLGTACQEGEVFDELLSKGIDEAVKVASYYDFIEVMPPALYEPMIAKEQFKDMAEIEAVIQKLIEVGRRANLPVLATGNVHYIDPEEEIYREIIVRSLGQGAMINRTIGHGENAQPAPLPKAHFRTTNEMLDEFAFLGEELAREIVITNPNAMLERFEEVEVVKKDLYTPYLEKAEERVAELTYQKAFEIYGNPLPDIIDLRIEKELTSILGNGFAVIYLASQMLVRRSNDRGYLVGSRGSVGSSFVATMIGITEVNPMPPHYVCPNCQHSEFITDGSYGSGFDMPDKDCPECGQRYAKDGQDIPFETFLGFDGDKVPDIDLNFSGDDQPDAHLDVRDIFGDQYAFRAGTVGTVAAKTAYGYVRGYERDYGKFYRDVEVERLAAGAAGVKRTTGQHPGGIVVIPNYMDVYDFTPVQYPADDLTASWQTTHFNFHDIDENVLKLDVLGHDDPTMIRKLQDLSGIDPQTIPADDKGVMALFSGTEVLGVTPEQIGTPTGMLGIPEFGTNFVRGMVEETHPTTFSELLQLSGLSHGTDVWLGNAQDLIKSGIADLSTVIGCRDDIMVYLMHAGLPPKMAFNIMERVRKGAWLKISEEERNGYIQAMKDNNVPDWYIESCGKIKYMFPKAHAAAYVMMALRVAYFKVHHPIYYYCAYFSIRAKAFDLATMSGGLDRVKAKMEEITIKKKNNEASNVEQDLFTTLEIVNEMLERGFKFGKLDLYRSDATEFQIEGDTLIPPFVAMDGLGESVARQVVKAREEGEFLSKTELRKRGGLSATLVDKLDEMGILGNMPEDNQLSLFDDLF from the coding sequence ATGACAGATACCTTTCAATTGCTATTGAATCAAATTGGTCTACCGCTTGAGTTGAAAGAGTCAAGTGCCTTTTCAGGTGCCAAGATTGAGCAGGTCTTGGTGCATAAAAAGAGCAAGGTCTGGGACTTTACCTTTCGATTTGCCCAGCCCCTGCCCTTATCTCACTATCAATTGTTTAAGGCCAAGCTTCTTAATGAATTTCAAAAAACAGGCAATCAGGCTCGTTTTCGCTTGGTCACCAATCAAGAAAGTTTGGATCCAGCCTTAGTGCAGGATTACTACCAAGAAGCCTTTACTGAGGAGTTGTGTCAAAGTGCGGGATTTCGCTCAATTTTTCAGTCCTTGCCTGTCGAGTTTCGTGACGGTGTCTTGTGGATAAAAGGTCCAGCTTCTGTAGATACCCCGCATTTTAGAAAAAATCATTTACCGAATTTGGTAGAGCAATTCGCTCGATTTGGCTTTGGGAAATTGGCGGTTGACATTCAAGTGTGCGAGGAAATGACCAAGGCCCAAGTCGAGGAATTTCATGCTCAGAATGAAGAACTCCTTCAAAAAGCGAGTCAGGAAACGTTAGAAGCCATGGAGCAACTAGCTAAAATGGCACCTCCACCAGAAGCCAGTCCCCAACCGAGTTTTCAAGATTTTAAAAAGCAGGCACCGCGTAAGGTCAGTCTTGACAAGTCAGAGATTACACCGATGATTGAGATTGATACGGAGGAAAATCGTATCGTCTTTGAAGGTCTAGTCTTTGATGTGGAACAGCGAACAACGCGGACAGGGCGGGTCATCATCAATTTTAAGATGACAGATTATACTTCTTCTTTTTCTATGCAAAAATGGGCCAAAAATGAAGAAGAAGCGCAGAAATTTGATATGGTGAAAAAGGGCAATTGGCTTCGTGTTCGAGGCAATATCGAAACCAATAATTTTACGCGTGACCTGACCATGAATGTTCAGGAAATTCAAGAAGTTAAGCGTGATATCCGTAAGGATTTGATGCCAGATGATCAAAAGCGAATTGAGTTTCATGCCCATACCAATATGTCAACCATGGATGCCCTTCCTCCAGTTGAGGACTTGATTGCGCGTGCTGCTAAGTGGGGGCATAAGGCCATTGCGATTACCGATCATGGGAATGTTCAGTCCTTCCCTCATGGGTATCATGCAGCTCGTAAGGCAGGTATCAAGGCTCTCTTTGGTATGGAAGCCAATATCGTAGAAGATCGTGTCCCTATCGTCTACAATGAAGCAGAGCTGTCCTTGTCTGATGCGACCTACGTAGTGTTTGACGTGGAAACGACTGGTCTTTCTGCGGTCTACAATAGCCTGATTCAGATAGCGGCTTCTAAGATGCACAAGGGAAATGTCATCGCTGAATTTGATGAATTTATCAATCCCGGTCATCCATTGAGTCAATTTACGACAGATTTAACAGGGATTACCGATGAACATGTCAGAAACAGTAAGCCACTAGAACAGGTCTTGCAGGAATTTCAAGCCTTTTGTGAGGGCTCTGTACTGGTTGCCCACAATGCGACCTTTGACGTTGGCTTTATGGATGTCAATTACGAGCGAGCAGGTTTGCCCACTATTAGCCAGCCTGTCATTGATACCTTGGAGTTTGCCCGCAATCTCTATCCAGAATACAAACGGCATGGTCTAGGTCCTTTGACCAAGCGCTTTGGCGTGGCACTCGAACACCACCACATGGCCAATTACGATGCGGAGGCAACGGGTCGCCTGCTCTTTATCTTCTTAAAAGATGCTCTTGAAAAACATGGTATCAGCCAATTAAGTCAGTTAAATACGGAATTGATTGCGGAAGATTCCTATAAAAAAGCCCGTGTTAAACATGCGACAATTTATGTGACCAATCAAGTCGGCTTAAAAAACATCTTCAAGCTCGTATCCCTCTCCAATACCAAGTATTTTGAAGGCGTACCACGGATTCCGAGGACGGTCTTAAATGAACACCGTGAGGGCTTGCTACTGGGAACTGCTTGTCAAGAGGGCGAAGTTTTTGATGAATTGCTATCAAAAGGAATCGATGAAGCCGTTAAGGTAGCTAGTTACTATGATTTCATTGAAGTGATGCCCCCTGCCCTCTATGAACCGATGATTGCTAAGGAACAATTCAAGGACATGGCAGAAATAGAAGCTGTCATTCAAAAACTCATCGAAGTTGGTCGTAGGGCAAATCTGCCTGTTCTTGCAACAGGAAATGTCCACTATATTGATCCAGAAGAAGAGATTTACCGTGAGATTATCGTGCGTTCCTTGGGGCAAGGAGCCATGATTAACCGGACTATTGGTCATGGAGAAAATGCCCAACCGGCTCCTCTACCAAAAGCTCATTTCCGCACGACAAATGAAATGTTGGATGAATTTGCCTTTTTAGGTGAAGAGTTGGCGCGCGAAATCGTCATTACCAATCCCAATGCTATGCTTGAGCGTTTTGAAGAGGTTGAAGTGGTCAAAAAAGACCTCTATACTCCTTATTTGGAAAAGGCTGAGGAACGAGTAGCGGAATTAACCTATCAAAAAGCCTTTGAAATCTATGGCAATCCCTTGCCAGATATTATTGACTTGCGGATTGAAAAAGAATTAACGTCTATCTTGGGAAATGGCTTTGCCGTGATTTACCTCGCTTCTCAGATGTTAGTAAGACGGTCGAATGACCGAGGTTATCTGGTCGGTTCACGGGGGTCTGTTGGTTCTAGCTTTGTAGCAACCATGATTGGTATTACCGAGGTCAATCCTATGCCCCCTCACTATGTCTGTCCAAACTGTCAGCATAGCGAATTTATCACAGATGGTTCCTACGGTTCTGGTTTTGATATGCCAGACAAGGACTGTCCTGAGTGTGGGCAACGGTATGCCAAAGATGGGCAGGATATTCCCTTTGAAACTTTCTTAGGATTTGACGGAGATAAGGTACCCGATATTGACTTGAACTTCTCAGGAGATGACCAGCCAGATGCCCACTTGGATGTTCGAGATATTTTCGGTGATCAATACGCCTTTCGAGCGGGAACGGTTGGTACCGTTGCGGCAAAAACTGCCTACGGTTATGTGCGCGGGTATGAGCGAGATTATGGCAAATTTTACCGCGATGTAGAAGTGGAACGCTTGGCTGCGGGCGCTGCTGGGGTCAAACGGACAACCGGTCAGCACCCAGGAGGAATCGTTGTTATTCCAAATTATATGGATGTCTATGATTTTACCCCTGTTCAATATCCAGCAGATGACTTGACCGCAAGCTGGCAGACAACCCACTTTAACTTCCATGATATTGATGAAAACGTCTTGAAGCTCGATGTACTGGGACACGATGACCCAACCATGATTCGGAAACTTCAAGACCTGTCAGGAATTGATCCGCAAACTATTCCGGCAGATGACAAGGGAGTGATGGCCCTCTTTTCTGGAACGGAAGTGTTAGGGGTAACACCAGAACAAATTGGCACGCCGACTGGTATGCTAGGGATTCCTGAATTTGGGACCAACTTTGTTCGTGGTATGGTGGAAGAAACGCATCCGACAACCTTTTCAGAACTCTTGCAATTATCTGGTCTATCACATGGAACAGACGTATGGCTAGGAAATGCCCAAGATTTGATTAAGTCTGGTATTGCAGATCTATCAACCGTTATCGGTTGTCGGGACGACATCATGGTCTACCTTATGCATGCGGGACTTCCTCCGAAAATGGCCTTTAACATTATGGAGCGGGTGCGTAAGGGAGCCTGGCTCAAAATTTCCGAGGAAGAGCGCAATGGCTATATCCAAGCCATGAAAGATAACAATGTCCCAGATTGGTACATTGAATCTTGTGGAAAAATCAAGTACATGTTCCCCAAAGCCCATGCGGCAGCCTATGTTATGATGGCGCTTCGTGTTGCCTACTTTAAGGTGCATCATCCGATCTATTATTACTGTGCTTATTTTTCGATTCGGGCTAAGGCCTTTGATCTTGCTACCATGTCTGGTGGTTTAGACCGAGTCAAGGCAAAAATGGAAGAAATCACCATCAAGAAGAAAAACAATGAAGCAAGTAACGTAGAACAAGACCTCTTTACTACGCTTGAAATTGTCAATGAAATGTTGGAGCGTGGCTTCAAATTTGGGAAATTAGACTTGTACCGTTCTGATGCGACTGAATTCCAAATCGAAGGCGATACCTTGATACCGCCCTTTGTTGCCATGGATGGTCTCGGAGAAAGTGTTGCTCGTCAAGTCGTTAAGGCGCGTGAGGAGGGAGAATTTCTCTCCAAAACCGAGTTACGCAAACGTGGAGGCCTTTCTGCGACCCTTGTTGACAAACTGGATGAAATGGGCATCCTAGGCAATATGCCAGAAGATAACCAGTTGAGTTTGTTTGATGACTTGTTTTAA
- a CDS encoding aminopeptidase: MVLPNFKENLAKYAKLLVSTGINVQPGHTVALTISVDQAELARLIVKEAYAKGAIEVLVNWQDDVILRERYVNVPIERLETISEQRIAEMNYILDHKASRLVVLSDDPGALDGVDPEKLSRATRAASIALNSMRQATQANKISWTLGAAAGLEWAKKVFPDATSDEEAVDLLWDQIFKTCRVYADDPVAAWKEHEERLVAKAAILNKEQFVKLHYTAPGTDLTLGMPKNHLWEAAGSINAQGEHFIANMPTEEVFTAPDYRVADGYVTSTKPLSYNGNIIEGIKVTFKDGEIVDITAEKGDEVMKKLVFDNAGARGLGEVALVPDQSPISQSGVTFFNTLFDENASNHLAIGQAYAFSIEGGVDMTNEELEAAGLNRSDVHVDFMIGSNKMNIDGIREDGTAVPIFRNGEWAI; the protein is encoded by the coding sequence ATGGTATTACCAAATTTTAAAGAAAACTTGGCCAAATATGCTAAGTTACTTGTTTCAACTGGCATCAACGTGCAACCTGGTCATACAGTTGCCTTGACTATTAGTGTCGATCAAGCTGAATTAGCGCGGTTGATTGTCAAAGAAGCCTATGCCAAAGGGGCTATTGAAGTCCTTGTCAACTGGCAAGATGATGTGATTTTGCGTGAGCGCTATGTGAATGTACCAATTGAGCGCTTAGAAACAATTTCTGAGCAACGGATTGCGGAGATGAACTACATTTTGGATCACAAGGCTAGCCGTTTGGTCGTCTTGTCTGACGATCCAGGTGCTTTAGATGGTGTGGATCCAGAGAAGCTATCTCGTGCGACACGCGCAGCAAGCATTGCCTTAAATTCAATGCGTCAAGCAACTCAGGCTAACAAAATTAGCTGGACCTTGGGGGCGGCAGCAGGTCTAGAATGGGCGAAAAAAGTCTTTCCAGATGCTACAAGTGATGAGGAAGCTGTGGACTTGTTGTGGGATCAAATCTTTAAAACCTGTCGTGTTTATGCCGATGATCCGGTAGCTGCATGGAAAGAGCATGAAGAACGTCTTGTTGCCAAAGCAGCGATTTTGAATAAAGAACAATTTGTCAAACTCCACTATACTGCACCAGGAACAGATTTGACACTTGGTATGCCGAAGAACCACTTGTGGGAAGCGGCAGGCTCTATCAATGCTCAGGGCGAACACTTTATTGCCAATATGCCGACAGAAGAAGTCTTTACAGCTCCTGACTACCGTGTAGCAGATGGCTATGTGACCTCAACCAAACCACTCAGCTATAATGGAAATATCATTGAAGGCATCAAAGTAACCTTTAAAGATGGTGAAATTGTCGATATTACAGCTGAAAAAGGTGACGAAGTCATGAAGAAATTAGTCTTTGATAATGCGGGTGCTCGTGGTCTCGGTGAAGTGGCCCTTGTACCAGATCAAAGTCCAATCTCTCAATCAGGTGTAACCTTCTTTAATACCCTCTTTGATGAAAATGCTTCAAACCACTTGGCAATTGGTCAAGCCTATGCCTTTAGTATCGAAGGTGGTGTTGACATGACCAATGAGGAATTAGAAGCTGCAGGTCTTAACCGTTCAGATGTCCATGTGGACTTCATGATTGGTTCAAACAAGATGAACATTGACGGGATTCGTGAAGACGGAACAGCTGTGCCAATCTTCCGCAACGGTGAGTGGGCGATTTAA